One region of Xylanimonas ulmi genomic DNA includes:
- the katG gene encoding catalase/peroxidase HPI, translating to MSENPEATCPVMHGGQAVHPTQAATNQRWWPNQLNLKMLAKNPVVGNPLGADFDYKAAFESLDLAAVKDDIKAVLHDSQPWWPADFGNYGPLIIRMAWHSAGTYRSHDGRGGGGEGQQRFAPLNSWPDNVSLDKARRVLWPVKKKYGQKISWADLMILAGNVALEDMGFPVLGFGGGRADVWEADQDVYWGPETVWLEDKRYTGERDLEEPLAAVQMGLIYVNPEGPNGNPDPLASAVDIKETFRRMGMDLEETVALIAGGHTFGKTHGAAPDSNLEADPEAAGLEMQGLGWKNNYGTGVGDDTITSGLEVTWTYHPTRWDNEFFHILFAYEWELMESPAGAKQWRPVDGGGADLVPLAHSDGRREPRMLTSDIALRVDPEFEPISRKFKDDQAALTDAFARAWFKLTHRDMGPKARYLGPEVPAEDFIWQDPLPARTLPDLSDEKVAALKTAIAGSGLTVSQLVSTAWAAASSYRSSDKRGGANGGRLRLEPQRSWDVNNPAQLAEVLPVLERLADDAGASVADVIVLAGGVGVEQAAAAAGVDVEVPFTPGRVDASQAQTDLDQFAWLEPFADGFRNYTGKSPLPAEYSLLDKANLLGVSAPEMTALIGGLRVLGTNYDNSDYGVFTDTPGVLDNVWFANLLDMGTEWKALDPGKHAYQGSDRATGEKKWVGTRADLVFGSNSELRALAEVYASDDAKEKFVRDFVAAWVKVMNADRFDLA from the coding sequence ATGTCGGAGAACCCTGAGGCCACCTGCCCCGTCATGCACGGCGGCCAGGCCGTGCACCCCACGCAAGCGGCGACCAACCAGCGCTGGTGGCCCAACCAGCTCAACCTGAAGATGCTCGCGAAGAACCCCGTCGTCGGGAACCCGCTCGGTGCGGACTTCGACTACAAGGCGGCGTTCGAGTCCCTCGACCTGGCCGCGGTCAAGGACGACATCAAGGCGGTCCTGCACGACTCGCAGCCGTGGTGGCCGGCGGACTTCGGCAACTACGGGCCGCTCATCATCCGCATGGCGTGGCACTCGGCGGGCACCTACCGCTCGCACGACGGCCGTGGTGGTGGCGGTGAGGGCCAGCAGCGCTTCGCGCCGCTCAACTCGTGGCCCGACAACGTCAGCCTCGACAAGGCGCGCCGCGTGCTGTGGCCCGTCAAGAAGAAGTACGGCCAGAAGATCTCGTGGGCCGACCTCATGATCCTCGCCGGCAACGTCGCGCTCGAGGACATGGGCTTCCCGGTGCTGGGCTTCGGCGGCGGCCGCGCGGACGTGTGGGAGGCCGACCAGGACGTGTACTGGGGCCCCGAGACGGTGTGGCTCGAGGACAAGCGATACACGGGTGAGCGCGACCTGGAGGAGCCGCTGGCCGCGGTCCAGATGGGCCTGATCTACGTCAACCCCGAGGGTCCCAACGGCAACCCCGACCCGCTCGCCTCCGCGGTGGACATCAAGGAGACGTTCCGCCGCATGGGCATGGACCTGGAGGAGACGGTCGCGCTCATCGCGGGCGGCCACACCTTCGGCAAGACCCACGGCGCGGCGCCCGACTCGAACCTCGAGGCCGACCCCGAGGCCGCGGGCCTGGAGATGCAGGGCCTGGGCTGGAAGAACAACTACGGCACCGGCGTCGGCGACGACACCATCACCTCGGGCCTGGAGGTCACCTGGACCTACCACCCGACACGCTGGGACAATGAATTCTTCCATATCTTGTTCGCGTATGAGTGGGAGCTCATGGAGTCGCCCGCCGGCGCCAAGCAGTGGCGTCCGGTCGACGGCGGCGGCGCCGACCTGGTGCCGCTCGCGCACTCCGACGGCCGCCGCGAGCCGCGCATGCTCACCTCGGACATCGCGCTGCGCGTCGACCCCGAGTTCGAGCCGATCTCGCGCAAGTTCAAGGACGACCAGGCCGCGCTGACCGACGCGTTCGCCCGCGCCTGGTTCAAGCTGACGCACCGCGACATGGGCCCCAAGGCGCGCTACCTCGGCCCCGAGGTTCCCGCGGAGGACTTCATCTGGCAGGACCCGCTGCCCGCGCGCACGCTGCCCGACCTGAGCGACGAGAAGGTCGCGGCGCTCAAGACGGCCATCGCCGGCTCGGGCCTCACGGTCTCGCAGCTGGTTTCGACCGCGTGGGCCGCGGCGTCGTCGTACCGCTCCTCCGACAAGCGCGGCGGCGCCAACGGCGGCCGCCTGCGCCTGGAGCCGCAGAGGTCGTGGGACGTCAACAACCCGGCGCAGCTCGCCGAGGTCCTGCCGGTGCTGGAGCGTCTCGCCGACGACGCCGGTGCGTCCGTCGCGGACGTCATCGTGCTCGCGGGTGGCGTGGGCGTCGAGCAGGCGGCGGCCGCCGCGGGCGTCGACGTCGAGGTGCCCTTCACGCCCGGCCGCGTCGACGCGAGCCAGGCGCAGACGGACCTCGACCAGTTCGCGTGGCTGGAGCCGTTCGCCGACGGATTCCGCAACTACACGGGCAAGTCGCCGCTGCCGGCCGAGTACTCGCTGCTCGACAAGGCCAACCTGCTCGGCGTCTCCGCCCCCGAGATGACCGCGCTCATCGGTGGCCTGCGGGTCCTGGGCACGAACTACGACAACTCGGACTACGGCGTCTTCACCGACACCCCGGGTGTGCTCGACAACGTGTGGTTCGCCAACCTGCTCGACATGGGCACCGAGTGGAAGGCGCTCGACCCGGGCAAGCACGCCTACCAGGGCAGCGACCGCGCGACCGGCGAGAAGAAGTGGGTCGGCACGCGCGCCGACCTGGTCTTCGGCTCCAACTCCGAGCTGCGGGCGCTGGCGGAGGTGTACGCGAGCGACGACGCCAAGGAGAAGTTCGTGCGCGACTTCGTCGCGGCGTGGGTCAAGGTCATGAACGCCGATCGGTTCGACCTGGCCTGA
- a CDS encoding Fur family transcriptional regulator → MLRDAQLRVTKPRLAVLAAVDRLPHADTETLIDAVREALPDVSHQAVYDSLHTMTERGILRRIKPAGSVARYETRVGDNHHHLVCRSCGAVVDVDCAVGETVCLTPSDAHGFRIDEAEVVFWGLCPQCAAVPGLSAR, encoded by the coding sequence ATGTTGCGTGACGCGCAACTGCGCGTCACGAAGCCTCGCCTCGCCGTGCTCGCCGCCGTTGACCGGCTGCCGCACGCGGACACCGAGACGCTCATCGACGCCGTCCGCGAGGCGCTGCCCGACGTCTCTCACCAGGCCGTTTACGACTCGCTGCACACCATGACGGAACGCGGCATCCTGCGTCGCATCAAGCCGGCCGGCTCCGTCGCCCGCTACGAGACGCGCGTCGGCGACAACCATCACCACCTTGTGTGTCGATCGTGCGGTGCCGTCGTCGACGTGGATTGCGCCGTGGGTGAGACGGTCTGTCTGACGCCGTCGGACGCTCATGGATTTCGGATCGACGAGGCCGAGGTCGTGTTCTGGGGCCTGTGCCCTCAATGCGCGGCCGTGCCAGGCCTCTCGGCCCGATGA
- a CDS encoding HNH endonuclease signature motif containing protein: MSAVDVVEAGVEALAALVAAGGLDQVPTRVLGRVESRLRRLEQRQAAVRAALLPVVEAEGSWALDGSRTFGAWLARRDDISVGAANREVRAGRVLRDHLPATRAAALDGRIGTEHVAAMVAACSTDARTAALCGPAEGLPVRHDDQGRALPTPTGEGFLLDQARLCTLRGFQRLVRRFAHVADPDADERGYSRAAEREHLEVSATLGGWHLAGFLTEEHGQAVRTALDALTPAPAAGDDRTPTQRRAQALADLARACLDHGHTGAGAAVRPHLTVTVSWTELHHLLAADTGSHPTDRHSTVRHPDHLDCGGHAGRGGDIARGCGPRPGPGAGADGGAGRGGGYSDGSAGKVGRLATGCGGGGGSGYGGGGGHADHACADHACGCGGGGGHADRACADPACGCGDGQPNEVAALLALERTPAILEGSTGPLPDSVLRRLACDSEITRVVFGPDSQILNVGRAQRTIRGPLRRAVVARDRHCVWPGCEQPPSRCEVHHAQQHWADHGPTSTTNAALLCWHHHTLVDTTGVTMTWNPADPSGSNSTVSDPEASHPTRPRPAATRAPSAGHWTLTDRHGNPITTPSPWTTSTTDSTDSTDSTNATAA, translated from the coding sequence GTGAGCGCGGTGGATGTCGTCGAGGCGGGGGTCGAGGCGTTGGCCGCGCTGGTCGCCGCGGGGGGACTGGACCAGGTGCCGACAAGGGTGCTGGGACGGGTCGAGTCGCGCCTGCGTCGTCTGGAGCAGCGGCAGGCAGCGGTGCGTGCAGCGCTTTTGCCGGTGGTCGAGGCCGAGGGGTCCTGGGCGTTGGACGGCTCGCGCACATTCGGGGCGTGGCTGGCCCGCCGCGACGACATCTCGGTCGGCGCGGCCAACCGGGAGGTGCGCGCGGGGCGGGTGTTGCGCGACCACCTACCCGCGACGCGCGCCGCCGCCCTGGACGGGCGGATCGGAACCGAGCACGTGGCCGCGATGGTCGCGGCGTGCTCGACCGACGCACGCACAGCCGCGCTGTGCGGTCCCGCGGAAGGGCTGCCCGTCCGTCACGACGACCAAGGCCGCGCGCTGCCCACCCCCACCGGAGAGGGGTTCTTGCTCGACCAAGCGCGCCTGTGCACGCTGCGCGGCTTCCAACGCCTGGTGCGCCGCTTCGCGCACGTGGCCGACCCCGACGCCGACGAGCGCGGCTACTCCCGCGCTGCCGAGCGCGAGCACCTTGAGGTGTCCGCAACCCTGGGCGGGTGGCACCTGGCCGGGTTCCTCACCGAGGAGCACGGCCAGGCAGTGCGCACGGCCCTGGACGCATTGACTCCCGCGCCGGCCGCGGGCGACGACCGGACCCCGACCCAACGCCGCGCCCAAGCCCTGGCAGACCTCGCTCGCGCCTGCCTCGACCACGGACACACCGGCGCCGGAGCGGCTGTGCGCCCCCACCTGACGGTCACGGTCTCCTGGACCGAGCTCCACCACCTCCTAGCCGCCGACACCGGGAGCCACCCCACCGACCGCCACAGCACCGTCCGCCACCCCGACCACCTCGACTGTGGCGGCCACGCCGGTCGCGGCGGCGACATCGCACGCGGCTGCGGCCCTCGCCCTGGCCCCGGCGCTGGCGCCGACGGTGGTGCGGGCCGCGGAGGCGGATACAGCGACGGCAGCGCGGGCAAGGTAGGCCGCCTCGCCACCGGTTGTGGTGGCGGAGGCGGATCTGGCTACGGCGGCGGAGGCGGTCACGCCGATCATGCTTGTGCCGATCACGCTTGCGGCTGCGGCGGCGGGGGCGGTCACGCCGATCGCGCTTGTGCCGATCCTGCTTGCGGCTGCGGCGACGGGCAGCCGAACGAGGTGGCAGCGCTGCTCGCGCTCGAACGCACGCCCGCGATCCTCGAGGGCTCGACCGGACCCCTGCCCGACAGCGTGCTGCGCAGACTCGCATGCGACAGCGAGATCACCCGCGTCGTGTTCGGCCCCGACTCCCAGATCCTGAACGTCGGGCGCGCCCAACGCACGATCAGAGGACCCCTGCGCCGCGCGGTCGTCGCCCGAGACCGACACTGCGTCTGGCCCGGATGCGAGCAACCGCCCAGCCGCTGCGAGGTCCACCACGCCCAACAGCACTGGGCCGACCACGGACCGACCTCCACCACCAACGCCGCCCTCCTGTGCTGGCACCATCACACTCTCGTCGACACCACCGGGGTCACCATGACCTGGAACCCCGCCGACCCCAGCGGCAGCAACTCCACAGTCAGCGACCCCGAGGCGAGCCACCCCACGCGCCCGCGACCCGCCGCCACCCGCGCGCCCTCCGCCGGCCACTGGACCCTCACCGACCGCCACGGCAACCCCATCACCACGCCCAGCCCCTGGACGACCAGCACCACCGACTCCACCGACTCCACCGACTCCACGAACGCCACGGCCGCATGA
- the mgtE gene encoding magnesium transporter → MPQPVTHAQAATSQHRSNRESLRALVEHGDFAAAQEWLGAHQVWEIVDAIDRMGPVDAVAAFRLLDSDRAFAVFEDLEPSGQQAILEVMRGAEFSAFVDSLDPDDRARMLGELPAKVARRVLEGLSPAERAMTATLLGYPEHSAGRFMTPQVVVLREGLSVAAALARVRDRGADAETVYTLPVVDSQRRLTGVVELSELLLSDDAATVSDLVVTQPPRVRATEPAEAAARLMADSNVRDLPVVDAEDRLLGLLTFDDADEVIEDAETEDAARQGGARRWEGHYMAVSVLQLARTRAVWLVLLLAVSLLTVTVAHAFEEALEQVAALALFIPLLIGTGGKVGTQASSACVRALAIGEVRPSDLARVTMREAATGLLLGAGLGLLAIGAGLWFTGLDVAVVVGVSLLLICLLGALVGGLSPLVARRLGIDPALVSAPVVTTVVDVLGLVIYFLVASMMLGL, encoded by the coding sequence ATGCCACAGCCGGTCACCCATGCCCAGGCGGCAACCAGCCAACACCGGAGCAATCGCGAGTCTCTGCGCGCGCTCGTCGAACACGGCGACTTCGCCGCCGCCCAGGAGTGGCTGGGCGCCCATCAGGTCTGGGAGATCGTCGACGCGATCGACCGTATGGGCCCCGTCGACGCCGTCGCCGCGTTCCGCCTGCTCGACTCCGACCGCGCCTTCGCGGTGTTCGAGGACCTTGAGCCGAGCGGCCAGCAGGCGATCCTCGAGGTGATGCGCGGCGCGGAGTTCAGCGCGTTCGTCGACTCGCTCGACCCCGACGACCGCGCCCGCATGCTCGGAGAGCTGCCCGCGAAGGTCGCCCGACGCGTCCTTGAGGGCCTCAGCCCCGCCGAGCGCGCGATGACCGCCACGCTGCTCGGCTACCCCGAGCACTCGGCCGGCCGATTCATGACGCCACAGGTCGTCGTCCTGCGCGAGGGCCTGAGCGTCGCCGCGGCGCTGGCCCGCGTGCGCGACCGCGGCGCCGACGCGGAGACCGTCTACACGCTCCCCGTCGTCGACTCGCAGCGCCGCCTCACGGGCGTCGTCGAGCTGAGCGAGCTTTTGCTGTCCGACGACGCGGCGACCGTCTCCGACCTCGTCGTCACGCAGCCGCCGCGGGTGCGGGCCACCGAGCCCGCCGAGGCGGCAGCCCGCCTCATGGCCGACTCCAACGTGCGTGACCTTCCCGTGGTCGACGCCGAGGACCGGCTTCTGGGCCTGCTGACGTTCGACGACGCCGACGAGGTCATCGAGGACGCCGAGACCGAGGACGCCGCCCGTCAGGGTGGCGCCCGCCGCTGGGAGGGCCACTACATGGCGGTCTCGGTGCTGCAGCTCGCCCGCACCCGCGCGGTGTGGCTGGTGCTGCTGCTGGCCGTCTCGCTCCTGACCGTGACGGTGGCGCACGCGTTCGAGGAGGCGTTGGAGCAGGTCGCCGCGCTCGCATTGTTCATCCCGCTGCTCATCGGGACGGGCGGCAAGGTGGGCACCCAGGCGTCGTCGGCGTGTGTGCGCGCTCTCGCGATCGGCGAGGTGCGCCCGAGCGACCTCGCCCGGGTCACCATGCGCGAGGCCGCGACCGGCCTGCTGCTGGGCGCGGGGCTCGGCCTGCTCGCGATCGGCGCGGGCCTGTGGTTCACCGGGCTCGACGTCGCCGTGGTCGTCGGCGTGTCGCTGCTGCTCATCTGCCTGCTCGGCGCACTCGTGGGCGGGCTGAGCCCGCTGGTCGCGCGGCGCTTGGGCATCGACCCCGCCCTGGTCTCGGCGCCCGTGGTCACGACGGTCGTCGACGTGCTGGGCCTGGTCATCTACTTCCTCGTCGCGAGCATGATGCTCGGCCTGTGA
- a CDS encoding YeeE/YedE family protein produces MATITSERPARSLFAPPPTRLPRPAAPALPPVSRVPLALALVIAVALDAWTWAQHGAKPAVVLLLGFGLGVALFHSRFGFTSAWRQLVAVGNGTGLRAHTLLLGATAVLFALEIGTGAGVFGSVASPSAGRIGVGLLVGSFLFAVGMQVGGACASGTLFAVGAGQTSIVFTLGGFIVGSTLAAWQAPLWQDLPAYDPVLFVDWFGGSGWAWAGSLAVTLAALAVVWGASRAVQARRTPPPLDVVPSARRPLTRVVRGSWPLAVGAIVLAVLGGLVLLVSGSAWGVTSAFALWGAKVVGALGGHPETWAYYQSDQQAASLAGPVLTDRTSLLNIGIIVGAALAAAAAGAWRLHTRVPLNVATGAVLGGVLMGIGARLAGGCNIGAYLAGIASGSLHGWVWGAVALLGTWVGLRLRPVFGLSVPRPRDSVC; encoded by the coding sequence ATGGCCACGATCACGTCCGAACGCCCCGCGCGCTCACTGTTCGCCCCTCCCCCGACGCGTCTGCCCCGACCAGCCGCACCCGCGCTCCCGCCCGTCTCGCGCGTTCCGCTGGCGCTCGCGCTCGTGATCGCGGTCGCCCTCGACGCGTGGACCTGGGCCCAGCACGGCGCCAAGCCCGCGGTCGTGCTCCTGCTCGGGTTCGGACTCGGCGTCGCGCTGTTCCACTCCCGCTTCGGCTTCACCTCGGCGTGGCGCCAGCTCGTCGCGGTCGGCAACGGCACGGGTCTGCGCGCGCACACGCTGCTGCTCGGCGCGACCGCCGTGCTGTTCGCGCTCGAGATCGGGACCGGGGCCGGCGTCTTCGGCTCGGTCGCCTCCCCGAGCGCGGGACGGATCGGCGTCGGCCTGCTCGTCGGCTCGTTCCTCTTCGCCGTCGGCATGCAGGTGGGCGGCGCGTGCGCCTCGGGCACGCTGTTCGCCGTCGGTGCGGGGCAGACGTCGATCGTCTTCACCCTGGGCGGCTTCATCGTCGGCTCGACGCTCGCCGCGTGGCAGGCGCCGCTGTGGCAGGACCTGCCCGCGTACGACCCGGTGCTGTTCGTCGACTGGTTCGGCGGCTCGGGGTGGGCGTGGGCCGGCTCGCTCGCCGTGACGCTCGCCGCCCTCGCCGTCGTCTGGGGCGCCTCCCGCGCGGTCCAGGCACGTCGCACTCCCCCGCCGCTCGACGTCGTCCCCTCAGCCCGCAGGCCGCTCACCCGCGTGGTGCGCGGCTCGTGGCCGCTCGCGGTCGGCGCGATCGTGCTCGCCGTGCTGGGCGGCCTGGTCCTGCTGGTCTCGGGCAGCGCGTGGGGTGTCACCAGCGCGTTCGCGCTCTGGGGCGCCAAGGTGGTCGGCGCCCTGGGCGGGCACCCCGAGACGTGGGCGTACTACCAGTCCGACCAGCAGGCGGCGTCGCTCGCCGGGCCGGTGCTCACCGACCGCACCAGCCTGCTCAACATCGGGATCATCGTGGGCGCGGCGCTCGCCGCGGCGGCCGCGGGCGCGTGGCGGCTGCACACGCGCGTGCCGCTCAACGTCGCCACGGGGGCCGTGCTGGGCGGCGTCCTCATGGGGATCGGCGCGCGCCTGGCCGGTGGGTGCAACATCGGCGCCTACCTCGCGGGCATCGCCTCGGGCTCGCTGCACGGGTGGGTCTGGGGCGCGGTGGCGCTGCTCGGCACGTGGGTCGGGCTGCGCCTGCGCCCCGTCTTCGGCCTCTCCGTTCCCCGGCCCCGCGACTCGGTCTGCTGA
- the poxB gene encoding ubiquinone-dependent pyruvate dehydrogenase codes for MATVAKNMVDTLVAAGVKRVYGIPGDSLNGFTDALRGSGIDWVHVRHEEAAAFAAGAEAALTGQIAVAVGSAGPGNLHLINGLYDAQRSRVPVLAIAAHIPTAEIGSGYFQETHPQELFREASVYSEYVSSPLQMPRILRTAIQTAIEKRGVAVVVIPGDIALAEAQDTTVTPIRATTPRILPSPSELAEAAALLRDAGRVTILAGAGAQHAHDQVVALADTLAAPVVHTLRSKEYVEHDNPYDVGMTGLLGFASGYRAMENADTLVMLGTDFPYRAFLPDKAKVIQIDLRGEHLGRRVPLTLGLVGDVGDTLDALLPLLDEPAGRRRDRGHLDDSLAHYAKTRAKLDDLATPRKGDQPLHPQYVARLIDELAADDAVFIPDVGSPVIWAARYLRMNGKRSMLGSFIHGSMANAVPQAVGAAAATGRQVVTLSGDGGVEMLLGELLTLTQNSLPVKVVVFNNSSLNFVELEMKSAGFVTHTTGLQNPSLAAIAEAAGLKAFRVERSADLKQALADAFAYDGPALVDVVTERQELTIPPSIKLDQAKGFALYTLRTLLSGRGDELVDLTRANLRQVF; via the coding sequence ATGGCCACCGTCGCCAAGAACATGGTCGACACCCTCGTCGCCGCCGGCGTCAAGCGCGTCTACGGCATCCCGGGCGACTCGCTCAACGGCTTCACCGACGCGCTGCGCGGCTCCGGCATCGACTGGGTGCACGTGCGCCACGAGGAGGCCGCCGCGTTCGCCGCGGGCGCCGAGGCGGCGCTGACCGGCCAGATCGCCGTCGCCGTCGGCAGCGCCGGACCCGGCAACCTGCACCTCATCAACGGCCTGTACGACGCCCAGCGCTCGCGGGTGCCCGTGCTCGCGATCGCCGCGCACATCCCCACGGCCGAGATCGGCAGCGGCTACTTCCAGGAGACGCACCCGCAGGAGCTGTTCCGCGAGGCGTCGGTCTACTCCGAATACGTGTCCTCGCCGCTGCAGATGCCGCGCATCCTGCGCACCGCCATCCAGACGGCGATCGAGAAGCGCGGCGTCGCCGTCGTCGTCATCCCCGGCGACATCGCGCTCGCGGAGGCCCAGGACACCACGGTGACGCCCATCCGCGCGACGACGCCGCGCATCCTGCCCTCGCCGTCGGAGCTCGCCGAGGCCGCGGCACTGCTGCGCGACGCCGGACGCGTGACGATCCTGGCTGGCGCCGGCGCCCAGCACGCGCACGACCAGGTCGTCGCGCTGGCCGACACGCTCGCCGCGCCCGTGGTCCACACGCTGCGGTCGAAGGAGTACGTTGAGCACGACAACCCGTACGACGTCGGCATGACGGGCCTGCTCGGGTTCGCCTCCGGGTACCGCGCGATGGAGAACGCCGACACGCTGGTCATGCTCGGCACCGACTTCCCCTACCGGGCGTTCCTGCCCGACAAGGCCAAGGTCATCCAGATCGACCTGCGCGGCGAGCACCTGGGCCGGCGCGTGCCGCTCACGCTCGGGCTCGTGGGCGACGTCGGCGACACCCTCGACGCGCTGCTGCCACTGCTCGACGAGCCCGCCGGGCGCCGGCGCGACCGCGGCCACCTCGACGACTCGCTCGCGCACTACGCCAAGACGCGCGCCAAGCTCGACGACCTCGCCACGCCGCGTAAGGGCGACCAGCCGCTGCACCCGCAGTACGTCGCCCGCCTGATCGACGAGCTCGCCGCCGACGACGCCGTGTTCATCCCCGACGTCGGCTCACCCGTCATCTGGGCCGCGCGCTACCTGCGCATGAACGGCAAGCGCTCGATGCTGGGCTCGTTCATCCACGGGTCGATGGCCAACGCCGTGCCGCAGGCCGTCGGCGCCGCGGCCGCGACCGGGCGCCAGGTCGTCACCCTCTCGGGAGACGGCGGCGTCGAGATGCTGCTCGGAGAGCTGCTCACGCTCACGCAGAACTCGCTGCCCGTGAAGGTCGTCGTCTTCAACAACTCCTCGCTGAACTTCGTCGAGCTCGAGATGAAGTCGGCCGGGTTCGTGACCCACACGACTGGGCTGCAGAACCCGTCGCTCGCCGCGATCGCCGAGGCGGCTGGGCTCAAGGCGTTCCGCGTCGAGCGGTCGGCGGACCTCAAGCAGGCGCTCGCGGACGCGTTCGCCTACGACGGGCCCGCGCTGGTCGACGTCGTGACCGAGCGCCAGGAGCTGACCATCCCGCCGTCGATCAAGCTCGACCAGGCCAAGGGCTTCGCGCTGTACACGCTGCGCACGCTGCTGTCTGGTCGCGGCGACGAGCTCGTGGACCTCACGCGGGCGAACCTGCGGCAGGTCTTCTAG
- a CDS encoding TetR/AcrR family transcriptional regulator, with translation MFSNRRSDDVAAPRAGRPRSETARRAILDAAADLALAETCVPTIDAVAARAGVSRTTIYKWWPSSAAVLAEALLDRFHESIEFDDALPVRQALTGQVDALVRLLRQTPAGALLRQLLAAAASDERVARALLAQWMDPRRESAAHHVARGVAQGDLRADVDVELVVDALFAPVYHRLVWGHAPLDADLATRVCDLVWPGIAATEP, from the coding sequence GTGTTCAGTAATAGGCGCTCCGACGACGTCGCGGCGCCTCGGGCGGGCAGGCCCCGCTCCGAGACGGCGCGCCGGGCGATCCTCGACGCCGCCGCCGACCTCGCGCTCGCCGAGACCTGCGTGCCCACCATCGACGCCGTCGCGGCCCGCGCAGGCGTCTCGCGCACCACGATCTACAAGTGGTGGCCGTCGTCGGCCGCGGTGCTCGCCGAGGCACTGCTCGACCGGTTCCACGAGAGCATCGAGTTCGACGACGCCCTGCCCGTCCGGCAGGCGCTGACCGGGCAGGTCGACGCCCTGGTCCGGCTGCTGCGGCAGACCCCGGCCGGCGCGCTGCTGCGACAGCTGCTCGCCGCCGCCGCGAGCGACGAGCGCGTGGCCCGCGCCCTGCTCGCCCAGTGGATGGACCCGCGTCGCGAGAGCGCCGCGCACCACGTCGCCCGCGGCGTCGCCCAGGGCGACCTGCGCGCCGACGTCGACGTCGAGCTCGTCGTCGACGCGCTCTTCGCCCCCGTCTACCACCGGCTCGTCTGGGGCCACGCCCCGCTCGACGCCGACCTCGCCACCAGGGTCTGCGACCTCGTCTGGCCGGGCATCGCGGCGACCGAGCCCTGA
- a CDS encoding glutamine amidotransferase: protein MKPFLLLATREEDDAAAGELDGVLRYGGLTADQVRRVRLEREPLPRLDLDDYSGVLVGGGPFNSSDPPGAKSALQRRVEHDFATLLDEVVDRDFPFLGLCYGVGTLGAHQGAVVDRTYGEPIGPVSIDLTPDGVADPLLAGMPPRFDALVGHKEAVRELPAHAVLLASSATCPVQMFRVRENLYATQFHPELDITRLRERITIYRDHGYFAPEEYEETLERASARPVPHPHRILRAFVERYARPARLP from the coding sequence ATGAAGCCATTCCTGCTGCTCGCGACCCGCGAGGAGGACGACGCCGCCGCCGGCGAGCTGGACGGCGTGCTGCGCTACGGCGGGCTGACGGCGGACCAGGTGCGCCGCGTCCGCCTTGAGCGCGAGCCCCTACCCCGCCTCGACCTCGACGACTACTCGGGTGTCCTGGTCGGCGGCGGCCCCTTCAACTCCTCGGACCCGCCCGGGGCCAAGTCGGCGCTGCAGCGGCGTGTCGAGCACGACTTCGCCACGCTGCTAGACGAGGTCGTCGACCGCGACTTCCCGTTCCTGGGCCTGTGCTACGGCGTCGGGACGCTCGGCGCGCACCAGGGCGCCGTCGTCGACCGCACCTACGGCGAGCCCATCGGCCCCGTCTCGATCGACCTCACGCCCGACGGCGTCGCCGACCCGCTGCTGGCCGGCATGCCGCCGCGCTTCGACGCGCTGGTCGGGCACAAGGAGGCGGTGCGCGAGCTGCCCGCGCACGCGGTGCTGCTGGCGTCGTCGGCGACCTGCCCGGTGCAGATGTTTCGCGTGCGCGAGAACCTCTACGCGACGCAGTTCCACCCCGAGCTCGACATCACACGCCTGCGCGAGCGCATCACGATCTACCGCGACCACGGCTACTTCGCGCCCGAGGAGTACGAGGAAACCCTGGAGCGCGCCTCGGCGCGCCCGGTCCCCCACCCCCATCGCATCCTGCGCGCGTTCGTGGAGCGGTACGCCCGCCCGGCCCGGCTACCGTAG
- a CDS encoding VOC family protein gives MLQLGDVTYLVRDLDEAIAFFVEALGFEVRSDEVRSDEVRAPEGQPQRRRVVVGPDGGGAGFVLKVAPESDALGRQAGGGVAFFLRTDDFAAQHARMLAHRVTFREAPRHEPYGTVAVFEDPYGQPWDLIEPSA, from the coding sequence ATGCTCCAACTGGGTGACGTGACCTACCTCGTGCGCGACCTCGACGAGGCGATCGCCTTCTTCGTCGAGGCCCTCGGCTTCGAGGTCCGCTCAGACGAGGTCCGCTCAGACGAGGTCCGCGCCCCCGAGGGCCAGCCGCAGCGCCGCCGCGTCGTCGTCGGGCCCGACGGCGGTGGCGCGGGGTTCGTGCTCAAGGTCGCCCCCGAGTCCGACGCGCTCGGGCGGCAGGCGGGCGGCGGCGTCGCGTTCTTCCTGCGGACCGACGACTTCGCGGCGCAGCACGCCCGGATGCTCGCCCACCGCGTCACCTTCCGCGAGGCGCCGCGCCACGAGCCCTACGGCACGGTCGCGGTGTTCGAGGACCCGTATGGCCAGCCGTGGGACCTCATCGAGCCGTCGGCCTGA